The Magnolia sinica isolate HGM2019 chromosome 10, MsV1, whole genome shotgun sequence genome includes a window with the following:
- the LOC131257786 gene encoding probable amino acid permease 7, with translation MAVQRSLEVVSGSCDDDGHLLRTGTIWTCIAHVITAIIGSGVLSLAWSTAQLGWIAGPVSMLCFAMVTYVSSFLLSDCYRSPDPVTGARNYTYMDAVRVNLGRKQAWVCGLLQVLSFYGTGIAYTITTSTSMRAIRKSDCYHEEGHNAPCSYGDGFYMMLFGGIQIAFSQIPDFHNMAWLSIIAAIMSFSYSSIGFALGLTKVIGNGMIKGSLVGVPESTSTEKLWKVSQALGDIAFAYPFSIILIEIQDTLKSPPPENKTMKKASMIAVFITTFFYLCCGCFGYAAFGNNTPGNLLTGFGFYEPYWLVDFANACIVLHLVGGYQMFSQPVFAVVEKWIAQKYPNSGFVNNLYTVPIPCLPPYQINLLRICFRTAYVVSTTGIAMLFPFFNQVLGVLGAINFWPMAIYFPVEMFFVQRKIEPWTRKWEVLQAFSLVCLLVSMLALVGSFEGLISAKLS, from the exons ATGGCTGTCCAACGCTCCCTTGAAGTAGTCAGTGGTTCCTGTGACGACGACGGCCATCTACTCAGAACTG GAACAATATGGACGTGCATCGCTCATGTAATAACTGCGATCATTGGATCTGGCGTCCTGTCGCTTGCATGGAGCACAGCCCAGTTGGGCTGGATCGCAGGTCCGGTCTCGATGCTTTGTTTTGCCATGGTCACCTATGTCTCTTCCTTCCTCCTCTCCGACTGTTACCGGTCGCCAGATCCTGTAACGGGAGCACGGAATTACACTTACATGGATGCCGTTAGAGTGAACCTTG GTAGAAAGCAGGCATGGGTTTGTGGGTTGCTACAAGTTCTGAGCTTCTATGGGACTGGTATTGCTTATACAATCACTACTTCAACTAGCATGAG GGCTATACGGAAATCAGATTGCTACCATGAGGAGGGGCACAATGCACCATGTTCATATGGAGATGGTTTTTATATGATGCTGTTTGGAGGAATTCAGATTGCATTTTCTCAGATTCCTGATTTTCATAACATGGCATGGTTGTCTATTATAGCAGCCATCATGTCCTTTTCCTACTCTTCCATTGGCTTTGCACTTGGGCTTACCAAAGTCATAG GAAATGGAATGATCAAAGGGAGTCTTGTCGGAGTTCCTGAGTCTACATCAACTGAAAAATTGTGGAAAGTCTCTCAAGCACTCGGAGACATTGCATTTGCCTATCCATTCTCCATAATTCTTATTGAAATACAG GATACTCTGAAGTCCCCGCCGCCTGAAAACAAGACCATGAAGAAGGCGTCGATGATCGCAGTTTTCATCACCACCTTCTTCTACCTATGCTGCGGATGCTTCGGATATGCAGCCTTCGGTAACAACACACCCGGGAACCTCTTGACAGGGTTTGGATTCTACGAACCATATTGGCTTGTCGACTTCGCCAATGCTTGCATTGTTCTTCATTTGGTGGGAGGATATCAG ATGTTTAGCCAGCCAGTGTTTGCAGTTGTGGAGAAATGGATTGCACAGAAGTACCCAAACAGTGGATTTGTGAACAATCTCTACACAGTCCCAATCCCATGCCTACCACCATACCAAATCAACCTCCTTAGGATATGCTTTAGAACAGCTTATGTTGTATCAACCACAGGCATTGCAATGCTCTTCCCTTTCTTCAATCAGGTGTTGGGAGTTTTGGGGGCCATTAATTTCTGGCCAATGGCCATCTATTTCCCTGTGGAGATGTTCTTTGTGCAAAGAAAGATCGAGCCATGGACTAGGAAATGGGAGGTCCTACAGGCTTTTAGCCTTGTGTGCTTGCTTGTGAGTATGTTGGCCTTGGTGGGCTCCTTTGAAGGCCTTATTAGTGCGAAGCTAAGCTAA